The following coding sequences are from one Culex quinquefasciatus strain JHB chromosome 1, VPISU_Cqui_1.0_pri_paternal, whole genome shotgun sequence window:
- the LOC6046427 gene encoding synaptotagmin-14 gives MILIAGVDNYLNVPMETTTFLGAALGFIALLLVLFLYINRKWCFATPGSFPCCDELTLPAKTVHTIRSRFAYDGHTSSDSEEEILRRLKLQQSCSLHSGSGGQLSRYGAGGLGSLDPDLVSNLQHITIGAASPTEDTGGGGSGSRKERKHSHRHHHHHHHHGSSGSRDPLALAERGKIGMPHSSSECSSNSSVEASVESNTGLVGGEKKDRRLILPSASGGQRGSSSISPLKEEEGKVNNNGKYGRLPVQHQDSLEDVPDINSNQDCIVVLSQEPLFDTSDLKSLKSDTGTIGPGPESPTSTSSPNGVLEVSLLYDAPMRKMTVHVLQARGIPSRNPPVPVETSTSASTTATTKASSQSTTHTQVRLLMLPSKKQKHKTKIRSGENPQFMESFLLHRVNPEEVNSMGLRIRVYGCERMRRERLIGEAIVSFANIDLELETNLWLPLEPRANSTNTGSTSDLLSLARSDSTGSTTSMQHGGVPELLLGLGYNGTTGRLTVEIVKGSQFRNLALNKVPDTYVKLCLVSSMGQEMARAKTSTRRGQPNPLFKETFIFQVALFQLNDVTLMVSVYAKRNMKRNEMVGWFSLGLNSSGPEENGHWGDMRDAMNPRSELVTRWHVLVDS, from the exons TTCCCATGGAGACCACCACCTTCCTCGGGGCCGCGCTCGGCTTCATCGCGCTGCTGCTCGTGCTGTTTCTGTACATCAATCGGAAGTGGTGCTTCGCCACGCCCGGTTCGTTTCCGTGCTGCGACGAGCTCACGCTGCCGGCCAAAACGGTGCACACCATCC GTAGTCGCTTCGCGTACGACGGCCACACCAGCTCCGACTCGGAGGAGGAGATCCTGCGCCGGCTGAAGCTGCAGCAGTCCTGCTCGCTGCACAGCGGCAGCGGCGGCCAGCTGTCCCGGTACGGCGCCGGTGGGCTGGGCTCGCTAGATCCGGATCTAGTGTCGAACCTGCAGCACATTACCATCGGAGCGGCGTCACCGACGGAGGacaccggcggcggcggcagtgGGAGTCGGAAGGAGCGCAAGCATAGTCACcgtcaccatcatcatcatcatcatcatgggAGTTCGGGATCGAGGGATCCGTTGGCGCTGGCGGAGCGTGGCAAGATCGGGATGCCGCACTCGAGCAGTGAGTGCAGCTCGAACAGCTCGGTGGAGGCTTCGGTCGAGAGTAATACGGGTTTGGTGGGCGGGGAGAAGAAGGATCGGAGGTTGATCTTGCCGTCGGCAAGCGGTGGGCAGAGGGGGAGCTCGTCGATCAGTCCGTTGAAGGAGGAGGAAGGCAAGGTGAACAACAATGGGAAGTATGGGCGGCTGCCGGTGCAGCATCAGGACAGTTTGGAGGACGTGCCGGACATCAACAGTAATCAAGAC TGCATCGTGGTCCTTTCGCAAGAGCCGCTGTTCGACACCAGCGACCTGAAGTCGCTCAAGTCGGATACGGGCACGATCGGCCCCGGGCCGGAGAGTCCGACCTCGACCAGCAGTCCGAACGGCGTGCTGGAGGTGTCCCTGCTGTACGACGCACCGATGCGCAAGATGACGGTTCACGTGCTGCAGGCGCGAGGAATTCCGTCCCGTAACCCGCCCGTTCCAGTGGAAACCTCGACGTCCGCCTCGACCACCGCGACAACGAAGGCCAGCAGTCAATCGACGACCCACACCCAGGTGCGCCTGCTGATGCTGCCCAGCAAGAAGCAGAAGCACAAGACCAAGATCCGTTCCGGCGAGAACCCGCAGTTTATGGAGAGCTTCCTGCTGCACCGGGTCAACCCGGAGGAGGTCAACTCGATGGGGCTGCGCATACGGGTGTACGGCTGCGAGCGGATGCGCCGGGAGCGATTGATCGGGGAGGCGATCGTCAGCTTCGCCAACATCGACCTGGAGCTGGAGACGAACCTGTGGTTGCCGCTGGAGCCGAGGGCTAACTCGACG AACACTGGTTCCACGAGCGACCTGCTCAGTTTGGCACGATCGGACAGCACGGGTTCGACGACGTCCATGCAGCACGGAGGAGTTCCGGAGCTGCTGCTTGGCCTGGGCTACAACGGCACTACCGGACGGTTGACAGTTGAG ATTGTGAAGGGCAGTCAGTTCCGGAACCTGGCGCTGAACAAGGTCCCCGACACGTACGTCAAGCTGTGTCTGGTGAGCAGCATGGGCCAGGAGATGGCGCGGGCCAAAACGTCAACGCGCCGGGGCCAACCGAACCCGCTGTTCAAGGAGACGTTTATCTTTCAG GTGGCCTTATTCCAGTTGAACGACGTCACGCTGATGGTGTCGGTGTACGCCAAGCGCAACATGAAGCGCAACGAGATGGTCGGCTGGTTCAGCCTGGGGCTCAACTCGAGCGGCCCGGAGGAGAACGGCCACTGGGGCGACATGCGGGACGCGATGAACCCCCGCTCGGAGCTGGTGACACGATGGCACGTCCTGGTGGACTCCTGA